The Coffea arabica cultivar ET-39 chromosome 3c, Coffea Arabica ET-39 HiFi, whole genome shotgun sequence genome contains a region encoding:
- the LOC113736100 gene encoding sugar transport protein 8-like, which yields MADPVFKSKITPYVFTSWILAAFGGLMFGYDIGISGGVTGMDDFLIKFFPRIYERKLHAAENNYCKYDDQLLQLFTSSLYLAALVSSFFASKACNVLGRKPTILMASTFFMAGAALSAAAQVGWMLILGRILFGVGVGFGNEAVPLFLTEIAPVHLRGAVNILFQLAVTVGIFIANLVNYGTSTMHPNGWRFSLGGAAVPAVVLFAGSLVITESPASLVERKREEEGKAALKKIRGVDEVDAEFEEILSACEIASKIKQPFKKLMKKQSLPPLVIAVSLQVFQQFTGINAIMFYAPVLFQTLGFKSDASLLSSVITGLVNVGSTFVAIFLVDKVGRRKLLLQACCQMLISQVAIGVILHLKLSETGSLDKGLAAVVVVMVCTFVMSFAWSWGPLGWLIPSETFPLETRTAGFAFAVSSNMLFTFVIAQMFLSMMCHMKAYIFFFFSAWIVVMGLFVIVLLPETKGIPIDSMVERVWKKHPVWKNCFDDDDSKEYEMA from the exons ATGGCCGACCCTGTTTTCAAATCAAAGATCACCCCCTATGTCTTCACTTCTTGGATCCTTGCAGCCTTCGGGGGGCTGATGTTTGGCTATGACATCGGTATTTCTG GTGGTGTTACGGGCATGGATGATTTCTTGATTAAATTCTTTCCAAGAATCTACGAGAGAAAGTTACATGCAGCGGAGAACAACTACTGTAAGTACGATGATCAACTGCTGCAGCTGTTTACATCGTCCTTGTACCTGGCTGCCTTGGTTTCTAGCTTCTTTGCATCAAAGGCTTGCAATGTGCTGGGACGCAAGCCCACAATTCTCATGGCATCCACCTTCTTCATGGCTGGCGCTGCCTTGAGTGCTGCTGCTCAAGTTGGTTGGATGCTCATTTTGGGTAGAATTCTCTTTGGAGTTGGAGTTGGTTTTGGAAATGAG GCTGTGCCCTTGTTCTTGACAGAGATTGCACCAGTCCATCTCAGGGGAGCAGTCAATATCCTTTTCCAACTGGCTGTTACCGTTGGTATCTTCATTGCAAATCTTGTCAACTATGGTACCTCAACGATGCATCCCAATGGGTGGAGATTCTCCCTTGGAGGTGCAGCAGTTCCTGCTGTAGTACTCTTCGCCGGGTCGTTGGTCATTACTGAGTCTCCCGCCAGCCTTGTGGAAAggaagagagaagaagaaggaaaggcAGCTCTGAAGAAGATCAGGGGTGTTGATGAAGTTGACGCTGAATTTGAAGAAATCTTGTCGGCTTGTGAGATTGCTAGCAAAATCAAGCAACCATTCAAGAAACTCATGAAGAAACAAAGCCTTCCCCCATTGGTAATAGCTGTTTCCCTTCAGGTCTTCCAGCAGTTCACAGGGATCAACGCTATCATGTTCTATGCACCAGTTCTTTTCCAGACTCTGGGATTCAAGTCTGATGCTTCACTCCTGTCCTCAGTCATCACTGGCCTTGTTAATGTTGGCAGCACCTTCGTCGCCATCTTCCTTGTTGACAAAGTTGGCAGGAGAAAATTGCTTCTTCAAGCCTGTTGCCAGATGTTAATCTCTCAG GTTGCAATTGGAGTGATCTTGCATCTTAAATTGTCCGAAACAGGGTCACTTGACAAGGGTTTGGCAGCAGTGGTGGTGGTCATGGTGTGCACATTCGTGATGTCGTTTGCATGGTCATGGGGTCCCCTGGGATGGTTGATTCCCAGCGAGACATTCCCACTGGAAACAAGAACAGCAGGCTTTGCCTTTGCAGTCAGCTCCAACATGCTCTTCACCTTCGTCATAGCTCAGATGTTCTTGTCCATGATGTGCCACATGAAAGCCTacatattcttcttcttttctgcaTGGATTGTCGTCATGGGCCTTTTTGTGATTGTCCTCTTGCCTGAGACCAAAGGTATCCCCATTGATTCCATGGTGGAAAGAGTCTGGAAGAAACATCCAGTCTGGAAGAATTGCTTCGACGATGATGACTCAAAAGAATATGAGATGGCCTAG